A DNA window from Hordeum vulgare subsp. vulgare chromosome 1H, MorexV3_pseudomolecules_assembly, whole genome shotgun sequence contains the following coding sequences:
- the LOC123413428 gene encoding uncharacterized protein LOC123413428 — protein sequence MDPAKYWMITRRKQGDQKAPAVFSTPHITVGGGGGTSSASYYESWEERAFAEDSAGNLGGCIWPPRSYSCSFCGREFRSAQALGGHMNVHRRDRARLKLSGMVEDGGSVDVHGMPRQQGYVIQPLPCPPPRPSAPSTESNPNSVRSFVSDPGRSLVDAATARTIWGKQVLAAPLASPSDTQEHGEKEVFLHDAEVRSEQELRVGGGELKLSLLGCRTRSVFDDDDKEDDEKIVHPCRKRRRIDLEATQFVTSSSSSEHLQRDDPHDDDDDDNRRVKVLKLCPSTPAEELDLELRL from the coding sequence ATGGATCCAGCAAAGTACTGGATGATAACCAGGAGAAAGCAGGGTGATCAGAAGGCGCCTGCTGTCTTCAGCACGCCGCACATcaccgtcggcggcggcggcggcacctCCTCGGCCTCCTACTACGAGTCGTGGGAGGAGCGCGCGTTCGCCGAGGACTCCGCGGGGAACCTCGGGGGCTGCATCTGGCCACCGAGGTCCTACTCGTGCAGCTTCTGCGGCCGAGAGTTCCGGTCTGCGCAGGCTCTTGGCGGGCACATGAACGTCCACCGCAGGGACCGGGCAAGGCTCAAGCTCTCCGGGATGGTGGAGGACGGGGGCAGCGTCGACGTCCATGGCATGCCTCGACAACAAGGCTACGTGATCCAACCGCTGCCGTGCCCTCCTCCGAGACCTAGTGCTCCAAGCACAGAATCTAACCCTAACTCAGTACGCAGCTTTGTTTCGGATCCAGGGAGATCATTGGTGGATGCTGCAACTGCAAGAACCATTTGGGGCAAACAAGTCTTGGCCGCCCCACTCGCCTCTCCATCGGATACCCAAGAACATGGTGAGAAAGAGGTGTTTCTTCACGATGCCGAGGTACGTTCAGAGCAAGAATTGCGTGTGGGGGGCGGCGAGCTGAAGCTGAGTCTTCTTGGCTGCCGAACAAGAAGTGTATTTGACGATGATGATAAAGAAGATGATGAGAAGATTGTGCATCCATGTCGCAAAAGAAGGAGGATTGATCTGGAGGCTACCCAGTTCGTTACGTCTTCTTCCTCTAGTGAGCATCTGCAACGTGATGATCctcatgatgatgacgacgacgataatcgTCGTGTGAAGGTACTTAAGCTTTGTCCTAGCACCCCAGCCGAGGAACTAGATCTTGAGCTTAGGCTTTGA